One genomic segment of Caldisericaceae bacterium includes these proteins:
- a CDS encoding ABC transporter ATP-binding protein: MLKVSNLEVYYGAIKALKGISFEVKAGTIVTLIGANGAGKTTTLRTISGLVKPRAGSIFFKDIDITKMEPHLIVGLGVAHVPEGRRVFPDLTVRENLELAAWTLKDKKRFEEKLEDVFELFPRLKEREKQLAGTLSGGEQQMLAFGRALMIDTDLVMMDEPSMGLAPVLVEEIFKTIVKINKEGKTVLLVEQNAEMALEIAHYAYVLEVGNVVFEGPAKDVKEDPKVKAAYLGA; encoded by the coding sequence ATGTTAAAGGTTAGCAATCTTGAAGTTTACTATGGAGCAATTAAGGCTTTGAAAGGCATTAGTTTTGAAGTGAAAGCTGGAACAATAGTTACTCTTATTGGAGCAAATGGAGCAGGTAAAACAACAACTCTCAGGACCATCTCTGGACTTGTTAAACCAAGAGCAGGTTCTATATTTTTCAAAGATATTGATATTACAAAGATGGAACCCCATTTAATTGTTGGACTTGGTGTTGCCCATGTTCCCGAAGGAAGAAGAGTGTTCCCTGATTTAACGGTTAGAGAAAACCTTGAACTTGCAGCCTGGACGCTTAAAGATAAAAAACGATTTGAAGAAAAACTTGAAGACGTTTTTGAATTGTTTCCACGTTTAAAAGAACGTGAAAAACAACTTGCAGGCACTCTCTCCGGTGGAGAGCAACAGATGTTAGCCTTTGGAAGAGCATTGATGATTGATACCGACCTTGTTATGATGGATGAGCCTTCAATGGGACTTGCTCCTGTACTTGTTGAGGAGATTTTTAAAACAATCGTAAAAATCAATAAAGAAGGTAAAACTGTGCTTCTTGTTGAACAGAACGCAGAGATGGCGCTTGAAATTGCTCACTATGCGTATGTACTTGAAGTTGGTAATGTTGTCTTTGAAGGTCCTGCAAAGGATGTGAAAGAAGACCCAAAAGTTAAGGCAGCTTACCTTGGTGCTTAG